Proteins from a single region of Fodinicurvata sediminis DSM 21159:
- a CDS encoding peptidoglycan -binding protein, producing the protein MYNLNRSSRTHAVNIWPGFVDALATLLLVVMFVLMVFAVSQYFLSAALTTKDEQLSELDREISQLADQLAMEQQNNQELRESLSQLSSELQSSLAQRQTLSDQLEESEEARNTLASQLAALQEERDSLSQELEATRETRDALRSRLTESQNESDQLSNRLSESQEQREELSGRLSESQEESEQLRSQLQESRQAREDLDEELADAQGISDELRQELENAYAEIDANKELIETQLSELATLRSLRDELEQQMVDLENRIAEQQRLLAANEEELADREEEGEQLRAQLAASEEESERLREERANLRSRLAESDERSEELAQERANLQSQLAESEERSQELEQERSSLRRQLTDTQDFAVEQQELTEEARRKVDLLNRQLSSLRRQIASLNQALDAAEARNEEQEAQIADLGRRLNVALANKVQDLARYRSEFFGRLREVLGDNPDIEIVGDRFVFQAEVLFPSGSATLQPQGRQQISQLATQLRNIAEKIPDDIDWVLRIDGHTDKRPIQTARFPSNWELSAARAISVVELLINEGIPPDRLAAAGFGDNQPIEDADTDEAYQRNRRIEIKLTQR; encoded by the coding sequence ATGTACAATCTGAACCGCAGTTCCCGGACACACGCGGTCAACATCTGGCCAGGGTTCGTCGACGCCCTGGCCACGCTGTTGCTCGTGGTGATGTTCGTGTTGATGGTCTTCGCGGTCAGCCAGTACTTCCTCTCTGCTGCCCTGACGACGAAGGACGAACAGCTATCAGAACTGGATCGTGAAATCTCCCAGCTGGCCGACCAGCTGGCCATGGAACAGCAGAACAATCAGGAACTGAGGGAAAGTCTCTCTCAACTTTCGTCGGAGCTCCAGTCTTCCCTGGCCCAGCGGCAGACTCTCAGCGACCAGTTGGAGGAAAGCGAAGAGGCCCGCAACACCCTGGCCAGCCAACTGGCGGCTTTGCAGGAAGAACGTGATAGCCTGTCGCAGGAATTGGAAGCCACACGTGAGACCCGTGACGCCCTGCGCAGTCGCCTGACGGAATCCCAGAACGAAAGCGATCAACTGAGCAATCGCCTGTCTGAATCCCAGGAACAGCGGGAAGAACTCAGCGGCCGTCTGTCCGAATCCCAGGAAGAGAGTGAGCAACTGCGCAGCCAGCTTCAGGAAAGCCGGCAGGCCAGGGAAGATCTGGATGAGGAGCTTGCGGACGCGCAGGGCATAAGCGACGAACTGCGCCAGGAATTGGAAAATGCCTACGCCGAGATCGATGCCAACAAGGAGTTGATCGAAACCCAGCTGTCGGAACTGGCCACCCTGCGTAGCCTGCGGGATGAGCTGGAGCAGCAGATGGTTGATCTGGAAAATCGCATTGCCGAGCAACAGCGTCTGCTGGCTGCCAACGAGGAGGAACTGGCAGACAGGGAGGAAGAAGGCGAACAACTGCGGGCACAGCTGGCGGCCAGCGAGGAAGAGAGCGAACGGCTGCGCGAAGAACGCGCAAACCTGAGAAGCCGATTGGCCGAGAGCGACGAGCGAAGCGAGGAACTGGCGCAGGAACGTGCAAACCTTCAAAGCCAGTTGGCGGAGAGTGAAGAGAGAAGTCAGGAGCTGGAGCAGGAACGTTCCAGCCTGCGCCGCCAGCTGACTGATACCCAGGACTTCGCCGTCGAGCAACAGGAGCTGACGGAAGAAGCACGGCGCAAGGTCGATCTGCTCAATCGTCAACTCTCGTCCCTGCGCCGGCAGATTGCTTCGCTGAACCAGGCCCTGGATGCTGCAGAGGCGCGCAACGAGGAGCAGGAGGCCCAGATCGCCGATCTGGGGCGCCGCCTCAACGTCGCCCTCGCCAACAAGGTCCAGGACCTAGCCCGCTATCGCTCGGAATTCTTCGGCAGGCTACGCGAAGTTCTGGGGGACAATCCGGATATCGAGATCGTTGGTGACCGCTTTGTCTTCCAGGCCGAGGTGCTCTTTCCAAGCGGTTCGGCCACCCTGCAGCCGCAAGGGCGCCAGCAGATTAGTCAGCTCGCGACTCAGTTGCGCAATATTGCCGAAAAGATTCCCGATGACATCGACTGGGTCCTGAGGATCGATGGGCACACGGACAAGCGTCCCATCCAGACGGCACGTTTCCCTTCGAACTGGGAGCTTTCAGCAGCGCGTGCGATTTCCGTCGTCGAGCTCCTGATCAACGAGGGCATCCCCCCTGATCGGCTGGCTGCTGCCGGCTTCGGCGACAACCAGCCGATCGAGGATGCGGATACGGACGAGGCCTATCAGCGCAACCGACGCATCGAGATCAAACTGACACAGCGCTAA
- a CDS encoding OmpA family protein — protein sequence MRRSKNVSFTRQFAGRRAMALSKSGLLGATALLLLAGAPQAVVAQGNSSNSAITVNRDVIESLDSPGHRQERSFDTQQQTTPWGTPLPGSPYARLPNRSMGTGQTATGDGGLAFPPQEMPRSTLLIGDDRPTTAASPTTASKTPTTEDHRSTSPSTTTASSSRSPMQEATRQEAPAKPARGKPRSVLPPDETEATEPLDSASELREDERTTPVPETTDDDAGDQDVSTQLAEDTPDTTAEDQTDTPEQPENMAAPQSQQNDTAADEGEAESEASPAQQGSQQDVPSTDMDTDENGSESQIASSQDEPSPSNQDSTDESPSETQATSNSQADTEQQEPQQDSDVRSDGSQADETQQASLPDAADTGEVSEKTIEFTSESADLSENARSQLRQLAAQLSERSSMRVQLLAYAEGSNEDASQARRLSLSRALAVRAYLLDHGIRSTRIDVRALGHNAPGSGPVNRVDIVPEDSEES from the coding sequence GTGAGACGCTCCAAGAACGTGTCCTTTACCCGGCAGTTTGCCGGTCGTCGCGCTATGGCTTTATCGAAAAGCGGCTTGTTGGGCGCAACAGCACTGTTGCTCCTGGCTGGTGCGCCCCAGGCCGTGGTTGCACAAGGCAATTCCAGCAACTCGGCGATTACGGTCAATCGGGATGTGATCGAATCACTGGACAGTCCGGGCCATAGGCAGGAACGCTCCTTTGACACTCAACAGCAGACAACGCCGTGGGGCACACCGCTGCCCGGCTCGCCCTACGCCCGCTTGCCCAACCGCAGCATGGGAACTGGCCAGACTGCGACAGGCGATGGGGGACTGGCCTTTCCGCCACAGGAAATGCCGCGTTCCACGTTATTGATTGGCGACGACAGGCCAACCACTGCAGCCTCGCCCACGACAGCTTCGAAGACGCCCACAACTGAAGACCATCGCTCCACTTCGCCGTCCACAACCACAGCCTCTTCATCCCGCTCACCAATGCAGGAAGCGACGCGACAAGAGGCACCTGCCAAGCCAGCACGCGGCAAGCCGCGGTCCGTCCTCCCTCCAGATGAAACGGAGGCCACGGAGCCCCTCGATAGCGCTTCGGAACTGCGTGAGGACGAGCGCACCACGCCGGTGCCGGAAACGACAGACGACGACGCCGGGGATCAGGACGTTTCCACGCAATTGGCTGAGGACACGCCAGACACCACTGCTGAGGACCAGACTGACACACCGGAACAACCAGAGAATATGGCGGCCCCTCAGAGCCAGCAAAACGACACAGCCGCGGATGAGGGTGAGGCCGAATCGGAGGCCAGCCCGGCGCAACAGGGCAGCCAGCAAGACGTTCCATCCACTGACATGGATACTGACGAGAATGGCTCAGAATCCCAGATAGCTTCTTCACAGGACGAGCCATCCCCCAGCAATCAGGATTCTACGGACGAGTCTCCATCAGAAACGCAGGCCACCTCCAACTCTCAAGCCGATACAGAACAACAGGAACCTCAGCAGGATAGCGACGTCCGTTCGGATGGCAGTCAAGCCGATGAAACACAGCAGGCTTCCCTGCCCGATGCTGCGGACACAGGTGAAGTCAGCGAAAAGACGATCGAATTCACGTCGGAATCGGCTGACCTGAGCGAGAATGCGCGCAGCCAGCTGCGTCAGTTGGCAGCCCAACTCTCGGAACGCAGTTCCATGCGTGTCCAGCTCTTGGCCTATGCGGAAGGATCCAATGAGGACGCCAGTCAGGCGCGACGGCTCTCTCTGTCCCGCGCACTGGCCGTGCGTGCCTACTTGCTGGACCACGGCATCAGGTCCACCCGGATCGATGTCCGGGCACTGGGCCACAATGCCCCCGGCAGTGGTCCTGTAAACCGCGTGGATATCGTTCCTGAAGATTCGGAAGAGTCCTGA
- a CDS encoding ABC transporter transmembrane domain-containing protein — protein sequence MTQRPKSRNFNILGYLWRFVRPYRLQVAGAMIALTVAAATLLTFGFGIRQLVDRGFTAGDAALLDQALLVLAIAIVILAVSSFARYFLVSWIGERVIADIRKAVFNHVVSLSPAYFETTRTGEILSRLTTDTTLLQTVVGTSVSIALRNFLLLTGGLVLLMVTSPRLTGLVLIVVPFVVVPIIVYGRRVRKLSRESQDRVADVGAYVDETLLGIRTVQAFNHEDLDRARFAQRSEQAFQTAVRRIRARAWLTALVILLVFGAVAAILWIGGQDVLAGRMSGGELAAFVFYAVVVAGSVGAIGEVIGDLQRAAGATERLVDLLATQPDISAPENPEELPDPSEGSLAFEHVSFHYPARPDLAALNDFTLAFNRGERVALVGPSGAGKTTVFQLLLRFYDPEEGRILIDGVDLGKADPEAVRQRIGFVSQDPVIFSENGWENIRYGRPDASDEEVLEAARAAACLDFLQALPEGLDTFLGERGVRLSGGQRQRLAIARAILRNPAILLLDEATSALDAESERMVQDALEHVMKDRTTLVIAHRLATVQKADRIVVMDKGRIVDSGPHSKLIQDREGLYARLAALQFNQAEDAAE from the coding sequence ATGACACAGCGCCCCAAAAGCCGGAATTTCAACATTCTCGGCTATCTCTGGCGTTTTGTGCGCCCCTATCGCCTACAGGTTGCTGGTGCGATGATTGCCCTGACGGTTGCGGCGGCGACGCTGCTGACCTTTGGCTTCGGTATTCGCCAGCTGGTTGACCGGGGTTTCACGGCTGGCGATGCCGCCTTGCTGGATCAGGCCTTGCTCGTCCTGGCCATCGCCATTGTCATCCTGGCCGTTTCATCCTTCGCGCGCTATTTCCTTGTCTCATGGATCGGGGAGCGGGTGATTGCGGATATCCGCAAGGCCGTTTTCAATCATGTAGTCAGTCTGTCGCCGGCCTATTTCGAGACAACGCGGACCGGAGAGATCCTGTCGCGCCTGACAACGGACACCACGCTTTTGCAGACCGTGGTGGGGACCTCGGTTTCCATCGCCCTGCGCAATTTCCTGCTGCTTACGGGCGGGTTGGTGCTGCTGATGGTAACCTCGCCACGCTTGACCGGGCTTGTCCTGATCGTTGTGCCCTTCGTCGTCGTGCCGATCATCGTTTATGGACGCAGGGTCCGAAAGCTTTCCAGGGAAAGCCAGGACAGGGTTGCGGATGTCGGGGCCTATGTGGACGAAACCCTGCTGGGCATTCGTACGGTCCAGGCCTTCAATCACGAGGACCTGGACCGCGCGCGTTTCGCACAGCGCAGTGAACAGGCCTTTCAGACCGCCGTGCGCCGCATTCGGGCGCGGGCCTGGTTGACCGCGCTGGTGATACTTCTGGTTTTCGGAGCTGTGGCTGCCATCCTCTGGATCGGGGGCCAGGACGTTCTTGCAGGCCGCATGAGCGGTGGTGAATTGGCGGCCTTCGTCTTCTATGCCGTGGTGGTCGCGGGATCCGTAGGGGCGATAGGGGAGGTGATCGGCGATTTGCAACGTGCCGCCGGTGCAACGGAACGTCTTGTTGACCTGCTTGCCACACAGCCGGACATCAGCGCTCCTGAGAATCCCGAGGAATTGCCCGATCCGTCAGAGGGCAGCCTGGCCTTCGAGCATGTGAGCTTCCACTATCCGGCACGTCCTGACCTTGCTGCGCTCAATGATTTCACGCTGGCCTTCAATCGCGGTGAGCGTGTGGCGCTCGTAGGCCCCTCAGGCGCCGGCAAGACGACGGTTTTCCAGCTCTTGCTGCGCTTCTACGATCCCGAGGAGGGGCGCATCCTGATCGACGGCGTGGACCTTGGGAAGGCCGATCCGGAAGCCGTACGCCAGCGCATAGGCTTTGTTTCCCAGGATCCTGTCATCTTTTCCGAGAATGGCTGGGAGAACATTCGCTATGGTCGGCCAGATGCAAGCGATGAGGAGGTTCTCGAGGCTGCTCGGGCAGCGGCTTGCCTTGATTTCCTGCAGGCCCTGCCCGAGGGCCTGGACACCTTCCTTGGGGAGCGCGGGGTTCGGCTGTCGGGCGGCCAGCGTCAGCGCCTGGCGATTGCCAGGGCCATTCTGCGCAATCCGGCCATCCTGCTGCTCGACGAGGCTACATCAGCGCTGGACGCGGAGAGTGAGCGCATGGTTCAGGATGCCCTGGAACATGTCATGAAAGACCGTACGACACTGGTCATTGCCCATCGCCTGGCAACGGTCCAGAAGGCGGATCGGATTGTGGTCATGGACAAGGGACGCATTGTGGACAGTGGGCCCCACAGCAAGCTGATCCAGGATCGCGAGGGCCTCTATGCCCGTCTGGCTGCACTGCAGTTCAATCAGGCCGAGGACGCAGCGGAATAG
- the rpmE gene encoding 50S ribosomal protein L31: MKQDIHPDYHEITVVMTDGSEVTTRSTYGNPGDTLRLDIDPKTHPAWTGVHRVLDRGGQMAKFKKRFGDFGIKND, encoded by the coding sequence ATGAAACAAGATATCCATCCCGATTACCATGAAATCACGGTCGTGATGACCGACGGGTCGGAAGTTACCACACGCTCGACCTACGGAAATCCGGGTGACACGCTGCGTCTGGATATCGATCCAAAGACCCACCCGGCCTGGACCGGTGTGCATCGCGTGCTCGATCGTGGTGGACAGATGGCCAAGTTCAAGAAGCGTTTCGGGGATTTCGGCATCAAGAATGACTGA
- a CDS encoding sigma-70 family RNA polymerase sigma factor, producing the protein MRDEYGWLISRETTSLRRYARALVRDPVRADDLVQDCLERAIRKRKQLRSQGSVKSWLFRILYTVYLNGRKTRYSAPLDDPLEETSCVMQANQQQQLECKSILEAIDCLPDDQREAIFLVALEGVSYTEAASILGVEIGTLKSRLSRGRETLRQIHASAEEYAPSQATLRRVK; encoded by the coding sequence GTGAGAGACGAATATGGTTGGCTGATATCGCGGGAGACCACAAGCTTGAGGCGCTATGCTCGGGCGCTTGTACGCGATCCCGTGCGCGCTGATGACCTGGTGCAGGATTGTCTCGAGCGTGCCATACGTAAGCGCAAGCAGCTACGTAGCCAGGGGAGCGTCAAGAGTTGGCTGTTTCGTATTCTCTATACAGTCTATCTGAACGGCAGGAAGACTCGTTATTCGGCGCCGCTCGATGACCCACTGGAGGAAACGAGTTGCGTCATGCAGGCGAACCAGCAACAACAGCTGGAGTGCAAGTCAATCCTGGAGGCCATTGATTGCCTTCCAGACGATCAACGCGAAGCCATATTCCTTGTCGCTCTGGAAGGTGTTTCCTATACAGAGGCTGCCTCGATCCTGGGGGTGGAAATCGGCACGTTGAAGTCGCGCCTTTCCCGTGGGCGCGAAACCTTGAGACAGATCCATGCCAGTGCGGAGGAATACGCGCCCTCTCAAGCGACCCTACGGAGGGTGAAATGA
- a CDS encoding DUF4168 domain-containing protein, with the protein MSTRFSLRSTTAALVMGSAMIFGATAAGAADTSQTDQTSFNLAQSSDDSMNNEAQGGSVDDYSDEELQNYVLAMQDVSSIGQEKEPEIANAESEDEAQKIWQEAQEEMAAAVEDRGLTVQEYNEITQAAQSDPELASKLNSMVESQ; encoded by the coding sequence ATGTCGACCCGTTTTTCGCTTCGCAGCACGACTGCCGCTCTGGTTATGGGCAGTGCCATGATTTTCGGCGCAACTGCTGCCGGTGCGGCCGACACCAGTCAGACAGATCAGACATCGTTCAACCTGGCTCAGAGCAGCGACGACAGCATGAACAATGAAGCCCAGGGTGGGTCTGTTGATGACTATTCTGACGAGGAGCTTCAGAACTACGTTCTCGCCATGCAGGATGTCTCCTCCATCGGGCAGGAAAAGGAGCCCGAGATCGCCAATGCTGAAAGCGAGGACGAAGCTCAGAAAATCTGGCAGGAAGCTCAGGAAGAAATGGCTGCTGCCGTTGAGGACCGTGGCCTGACCGTTCAGGAATACAATGAGATCACCCAGGCCGCTCAAAGCGATCCGGAACTGGCATCCAAGCTGAATTCCATGGTCGAGTCCCAGTAA
- a CDS encoding anti-sigma factor family protein, with product MTDRKIYDQITELDLMAYVDGQLDSVRRSEVEAYLLQNPEENARVREYIAQNDAIRRAFDGVAEEPVPARLTAATHWSRKRSAMPVFRWAAVAASIVLASGGGWWVGQSGFPISPMGSGQVAQQAGTTGQAATAQQGAATPASGQPSTSLLDRLQQQPMIEEQAISEMNRVSGGNKFGLNFNPPDISLFGYELQNARQIKTDESHALHLLYADTEGETLSVMLSPRARSEKPSINVSQENDFNIVDWSDGPLEVKIVSRRNEEQLRKMAGKVGESMSYSLQLPQNTGQFAGQPIDDNRISERTLAPLLESDQISTSSGPM from the coding sequence ATGACTGACAGAAAGATCTATGATCAGATTACCGAGTTGGACTTGATGGCCTATGTGGATGGCCAGTTGGATTCTGTCCGACGCAGCGAGGTCGAGGCTTACCTGCTGCAGAACCCCGAAGAAAATGCGCGTGTGCGGGAATATATTGCGCAGAATGATGCCATTCGCCGTGCATTCGACGGGGTGGCAGAAGAGCCTGTGCCTGCGCGGCTGACCGCAGCGACACATTGGTCCCGCAAACGTTCCGCGATGCCTGTTTTCCGGTGGGCTGCGGTTGCGGCTTCAATTGTTCTGGCCTCCGGTGGCGGCTGGTGGGTTGGCCAGTCCGGCTTTCCCATAAGCCCCATGGGAAGTGGGCAGGTAGCTCAGCAAGCGGGGACTACCGGGCAGGCTGCAACGGCGCAGCAGGGTGCTGCAACGCCCGCCTCCGGACAGCCGTCCACTTCATTGCTGGATCGCTTGCAGCAGCAGCCGATGATCGAAGAACAGGCCATTTCCGAGATGAACAGGGTTTCTGGCGGAAACAAGTTTGGCCTGAACTTCAATCCCCCGGACATTTCTCTTTTTGGCTACGAGTTGCAGAATGCCCGGCAGATAAAGACAGATGAGTCCCATGCGCTGCATCTTCTTTATGCCGACACGGAAGGAGAGACGCTGTCCGTCATGCTGTCGCCCCGGGCGCGTTCGGAAAAGCCCTCCATAAACGTCAGCCAGGAAAACGACTTCAATATTGTTGATTGGTCCGATGGACCTCTGGAAGTGAAGATCGTCAGCCGTCGTAATGAGGAACAATTGCGCAAGATGGCGGGGAAAGTCGGGGAAAGCATGAGTTATAGCCTGCAACTGCCACAGAACACGGGGCAGTTTGCTGGTCAGCCGATCGACGACAATCGCATTTCCGAGCGCACGCTGGCGCCTTTGCTGGAGAGTGACCAGATATCCACTTCCAGCGGACCGATGTGA
- a CDS encoding DUF1465 family protein, with amino-acid sequence MADNFDNDKLTSTLDVSSGGVSFLDGTYREALSLTREIRDYIAYQWRQDCEALSPMARLSASCESMRLTSRATQIMAWLFVQKALHAGEITLEEARAPERRLADQGVCTAFHDEGKVALPERMLELLQRSHDLYLRIQRLDAQLDR; translated from the coding sequence ATGGCCGATAACTTCGATAACGACAAGCTGACGTCCACTCTGGATGTTTCTTCAGGCGGGGTATCCTTTCTGGACGGCACCTATCGCGAAGCTCTGTCCTTGACCCGGGAGATTCGCGATTACATAGCCTATCAATGGCGCCAGGACTGTGAAGCCCTCTCACCCATGGCCCGGTTGAGCGCCTCTTGTGAAAGTATGCGCCTGACCAGCCGGGCGACGCAGATCATGGCTTGGCTATTCGTCCAGAAGGCACTGCATGCTGGTGAAATCACCCTTGAAGAGGCGCGCGCTCCGGAGCGTCGATTGGCTGACCAAGGGGTTTGCACGGCTTTTCATGACGAAGGGAAGGTCGCCCTGCCTGAGCGCATGCTGGAACTCCTGCAGCGCAGTCATGACCTCTATCTGAGAATCCAGCGTCTGGACGCTCAGTTGGATCGATAA
- a CDS encoding propionyl-CoA synthetase, with the protein MEKFEEVYKRSLSDPEAFWAEAAEQLVWDRKWDRVLDDSQAPLYRWFSGGRLNTCFNALDRHVESGRGSQQALIYDSPVTGTVRSYSYEELRDEVARLAGVLKARGVQAGDRVIIYMPMVPEAVMGMLACARLGAVHSVVFGGFASSELAKRIDDSQPRMVLSASCGIEPGRVVPYKPLLDKALDLSSHKPDGCLVLQRPENPCELIPGQDEDWHEALAGAAQADCVPVEATDPLYVLYTSGTTGQPKGIVRDNGGHAVALKWSMKHVYNIDPGEVYWTASDIGWVVGHSYIVYAPLLHGATTVLYEGKPVGTPDAGAFWRVIEQHGVVTLFTAPTAFRAIRQQDPQGEKIAEHDLSRFRALFLAGERCDPDTLEWAQDKLQVPVIDHWWQTETGWSIAANCLGIEQLPVKPGSPTRPAPGWDLRILDNEGNEAPRGTIGSIVGRLPMPPGTFPTLWNAQERFVKTYLSSFPGYYQTGDAGYMDEDGYVFVMARTDDIINVAGHRLSTGGIEEVLATHPDVAECAVIGVHDELKGQLPVGFLVLNAGCDRPFEEVEKEAVQLVRDGIGPVAAFKTALVVKRLPKTRSGKILRATMRQIADGNSYNMPATIDDPAILEEISEALQEAGYAGQRA; encoded by the coding sequence ATGGAAAAATTCGAGGAAGTCTACAAGCGCTCGCTGAGTGATCCAGAAGCTTTCTGGGCCGAGGCGGCCGAGCAGCTGGTCTGGGACAGGAAGTGGGATCGTGTGCTGGATGACAGCCAGGCACCACTGTATCGATGGTTTTCCGGGGGACGCCTGAACACTTGCTTTAACGCTTTGGACCGTCATGTCGAGTCCGGACGCGGGTCACAGCAGGCCTTGATCTATGATTCTCCCGTAACCGGCACAGTGCGCAGTTACAGCTATGAGGAACTTCGCGACGAGGTGGCACGCCTGGCCGGGGTGCTCAAGGCACGTGGGGTTCAGGCCGGAGATCGCGTGATCATCTACATGCCCATGGTTCCCGAAGCTGTCATGGGCATGCTTGCGTGTGCCAGGCTTGGCGCCGTTCATTCCGTGGTCTTTGGCGGTTTTGCTTCCAGCGAACTGGCAAAGCGGATCGATGACAGCCAGCCGCGCATGGTGCTTTCTGCCTCATGCGGTATCGAGCCTGGGCGTGTCGTGCCCTATAAGCCCTTGCTGGACAAGGCCCTGGATCTCTCGAGCCATAAGCCGGATGGCTGCCTTGTCCTGCAGCGCCCGGAAAATCCCTGCGAGCTGATTCCGGGCCAGGACGAGGACTGGCACGAGGCGCTGGCAGGGGCGGCGCAGGCCGACTGTGTCCCCGTCGAGGCAACAGATCCCCTCTATGTGCTCTACACATCTGGGACGACGGGACAGCCCAAGGGCATCGTTCGCGACAATGGCGGTCATGCCGTGGCATTGAAGTGGTCGATGAAGCATGTCTACAACATTGACCCGGGTGAGGTTTACTGGACGGCTTCGGACATCGGCTGGGTTGTCGGGCACAGCTATATCGTCTATGCGCCGCTGCTTCATGGCGCCACCACGGTGCTGTATGAAGGAAAGCCCGTCGGAACGCCGGACGCTGGCGCATTCTGGCGTGTGATCGAGCAGCATGGTGTGGTGACCCTGTTCACCGCACCGACAGCATTCCGTGCCATACGGCAGCAGGACCCACAGGGCGAGAAGATTGCCGAGCATGACCTATCGCGTTTTCGTGCCCTGTTCCTGGCTGGCGAGCGCTGTGATCCAGATACCCTGGAATGGGCCCAGGACAAGCTGCAGGTCCCGGTCATCGACCACTGGTGGCAGACAGAGACCGGTTGGTCGATTGCGGCAAACTGTCTGGGAATAGAGCAGCTTCCGGTGAAGCCGGGTTCCCCCACGCGGCCGGCGCCTGGTTGGGACCTACGGATTCTGGACAACGAAGGAAATGAAGCGCCGCGGGGCACAATCGGGTCCATTGTCGGACGCCTGCCCATGCCCCCGGGAACCTTCCCGACGCTGTGGAACGCCCAGGAACGCTTCGTGAAGACCTACCTGTCGAGCTTTCCCGGTTACTACCAGACAGGCGATGCGGGTTACATGGATGAGGATGGCTATGTCTTCGTCATGGCGCGCACCGACGACATCATCAACGTTGCCGGTCATCGCCTGTCGACGGGAGGGATTGAAGAGGTCCTGGCGACGCATCCGGATGTGGCCGAGTGTGCCGTCATTGGTGTTCACGACGAGTTGAAGGGGCAGTTGCCTGTGGGGTTCCTGGTCCTGAATGCAGGTTGTGACCGTCCGTTCGAGGAGGTCGAAAAGGAAGCTGTGCAGCTTGTGCGTGACGGGATCGGTCCCGTGGCCGCCTTCAAGACGGCCCTTGTGGTCAAGCGGCTGCCCAAGACACGGTCGGGTAAGATCCTGCGGGCGACCATGCGGCAGATTGCCGATGGCAATAGTTACAACATGCCCGCCACTATCGATGACCCGGCAATCCTGGAGGAGATCTCGGAGGCCCTGCAGGAAGCAGGCTACGCCGGGCAACGCGCCTGA
- the gph gene encoding phosphoglycolate phosphatase (PGP is an essential enzyme in the glycolate salvage pathway in higher organisms (photorespiration in plants). Phosphoglycolate results from the oxidase activity of RubisCO in the Calvin cycle when concentrations of carbon dioxide are low relative to oxygen. This enzyme is a member of the Haloacid Dehalogenase (HAD) superfamily of aspartate-nucleophile hydrolase enzymes (PF00702).), translating into MKQNAYKVLLLDLDGTLVDSAPGLAEALNQFLSELDLPAPSLAEVIPMIGDGARKLVERALLWACANSPPDLDSATARFLQLYAETLIADTRLYKSVNETLLSLSNQGWRMAVCTNKPETPSRTILENLGLAHLFEQIAGGDSFPVRKPDPRHLTDCLQAMESHPREAVMIGDGHNDLLAGQAAGLATIWARYGYGGERAAGLLRDEVISTFSELPESLRRLQARCPA; encoded by the coding sequence ATGAAGCAGAATGCCTATAAGGTCCTGCTGCTGGACCTGGACGGGACACTTGTCGACAGTGCACCGGGTCTAGCCGAAGCGCTGAATCAGTTCCTGTCCGAACTGGACTTGCCTGCGCCCTCGCTCGCCGAGGTAATCCCCATGATTGGAGATGGAGCCCGCAAGCTCGTCGAAAGAGCCCTTTTATGGGCTTGCGCCAACTCACCTCCTGATCTGGACTCCGCCACTGCACGGTTTTTGCAGCTCTATGCCGAAACCCTGATAGCCGATACAAGACTCTACAAGAGCGTGAACGAGACATTGCTATCCCTATCGAACCAGGGGTGGCGAATGGCGGTTTGCACCAACAAGCCTGAAACCCCAAGCCGGACAATCCTGGAGAACCTGGGCCTGGCCCATCTGTTTGAACAGATAGCAGGAGGCGACAGCTTTCCGGTCCGCAAACCTGATCCCCGGCACCTGACAGACTGTCTTCAGGCCATGGAGAGCCATCCGCGGGAAGCCGTTATGATCGGTGACGGTCATAACGATTTACTGGCCGGCCAGGCGGCTGGCCTGGCAACGATCTGGGCGCGCTACGGCTACGGTGGCGAGCGGGCAGCAGGGCTTCTACGAGATGAGGTAATCTCGACCTTCAGCGAGCTGCCCGAGAGCCTGCGCCGACTTCAGGCGCGTTGCCCGGCGTAG